A genomic region of Chryseobacterium sp. KACC 21268 contains the following coding sequences:
- a CDS encoding histidine kinase dimerization/phospho-acceptor domain-containing protein — MASHELKTPLTTIKGFVQLLEKMVPETASEKFISILGKVSLNVERLNILISELLDTSFV; from the coding sequence ATCGCCAGCCACGAGCTTAAAACACCATTGACTACAATAAAAGGTTTTGTGCAACTTCTTGAAAAGATGGTGCCTGAAACAGCTTCGGAAAAATTTATTTCCATTTTAGGTAAAGTCTCACTTAATGTGGAACGGCTTAATATTCTGATCTCAGAACTTTTGGATACTTCTTTTGTTTGA
- a CDS encoding DUF262 domain-containing protein yields the protein MDLNYKLKESIPSNSFKIIELYNKIHSGQLSPSPNFQRNLVWKKQHKYEFIKTILMNFPFPEVYIASIAMDVKTLLSQEVVVDGQQRLTTIVDYIKGENDFKNQNKLISFENLDIDAKRQFLNYPVSVKDLKDIEMSNIKEIFQRINSTNYALNSNETLNAQFGDGEFAMFAKQLVDKNLEVSEAITDVIISDEERNFVIDFLFEHNVFKENDIKRMFDSQYIMLITSTILDGKYFGRNNRINSYLEQYNSEFANFHEPLQKFINSLKIINNLKLAKESYWFNKANLFTLIIEFQNLKFEEINFDKLEYYLLDLEEKVDIYFDGSEDQMEILSNDEKRYFEVARQGSHELAAREHRAKVIKDIVLKSLFDENEKTEIKSTTTKTVEGDQVLIIPTKTGLSKNIIDATSVVRNFLKDKGIHNYENQELGQDNKVKLEGVFVSDNSEMPTTISLYRSNGRGDYRIWFTGLGDFAQADDKLIITYQEGIIKIYNLRNHSILKE from the coding sequence ATGGATTTAAATTATAAACTTAAAGAGAGCATTCCTTCAAATTCATTTAAGATTATTGAATTATATAATAAAATACATTCAGGTCAATTATCACCATCACCAAATTTTCAACGTAATTTAGTTTGGAAGAAACAGCATAAATACGAATTTATTAAAACTATTTTAATGAATTTTCCATTTCCGGAAGTATATATTGCGAGTATAGCAATGGATGTCAAGACATTACTATCACAGGAAGTTGTTGTTGATGGACAACAACGATTGACAACAATCGTTGATTATATTAAAGGTGAAAACGATTTTAAAAATCAAAATAAACTTATATCATTTGAAAACCTTGATATTGACGCAAAGAGGCAATTCTTGAATTATCCTGTATCAGTGAAAGATTTGAAGGATATTGAGATGTCAAATATCAAAGAGATTTTTCAGCGAATTAATAGTACAAACTATGCTTTGAATAGTAATGAAACATTAAATGCACAATTCGGCGATGGAGAGTTTGCAATGTTTGCTAAACAGCTTGTAGATAAAAATTTAGAAGTTAGTGAAGCAATTACAGATGTAATTATTAGCGACGAAGAACGAAATTTTGTAATTGATTTTCTTTTTGAGCATAATGTATTTAAAGAAAATGATATAAAAAGGATGTTTGATTCTCAATATATTATGCTTATTACTTCAACGATTTTAGATGGTAAATATTTTGGAAGGAATAATAGGATAAATAGTTATTTAGAGCAATATAATTCTGAGTTTGCAAACTTTCATGAACCTTTACAAAAATTTATAAATTCTTTAAAAATTATTAATAACTTAAAACTTGCAAAAGAAAGTTATTGGTTTAATAAAGCAAATTTATTTACATTAATTATTGAATTTCAAAATTTAAAATTTGAAGAAATTAATTTTGACAAATTAGAATATTATTTACTTGACTTAGAAGAAAAGGTTGATATTTACTTTGATGGAAGCGAGGATCAAATGGAAATTCTCTCAAACGATGAAAAAAGATATTTTGAGGTAGCAAGACAAGGAAGTCATGAACTGGCGGCTAGAGAACATAGAGCAAAGGTTATTAAGGATATTGTTTTAAAATCACTTTTTGATGAAAATGAAAAAACAGAAATAAAATCTACCACTACAAAAACAGTAGAGGGTGATCAAGTGTTGATTATTCCGACTAAAACTGGTTTGTCTAAAAATATCATCGATGCAACATCAGTCGTAAGAAATTTTCTGAAAGACAAAGGAATTCACAATTATGAGAATCAAGAACTTGGTCAGGATAATAAAGTAAAATTAGAAGGAGTCTTTGTAAGTGATAATTCTGAAATGCCAACCACTATCTCACTCTACAGATCAAATGGAAGAGGAGATTACAGGATTTGGTTTACTGGATTAGGTGATTTCGCCCAAGCTGATGATAAATTAATTATAACTTATCAAGAAGGAATTATAAAAATATATAATCTTAGAAATCATAGTATCTTGAAAGAATAA
- a CDS encoding PAS domain-containing protein — translation MKNGKQCKVEIRNYRKNGSLFWNELIISLVKDGNGNTTNFIGVQNISERNKFESELRAEKDSIEKKIELRTKELNENEAFLSSIIQTVRESLLVLNAEYKVISANNHFLNSFEVTEQDTVGKVLFELGNHQ, via the coding sequence GTGAAAAATGGGAAGCAATGTAAAGTGGAAATTAGAAACTATAGAAAAAATGGTTCTTTGTTCTGGAATGAACTTATTATTTCTCTGGTGAAAGATGGCAACGGAAATACCACTAATTTCATTGGAGTTCAAAATATTAGTGAAAGGAACAAATTTGAAAGTGAGCTGCGTGCCGAGAAAGATTCTATTGAGAAAAAGATTGAATTGCGCACTAAGGAATTAAACGAAAATGAGGCCTTTCTTTCCAGTATAATTCAGACGGTCAGGGAAAGTCTACTGGTTTTAAATGCAGAATATAAAGTTATTAGTGCAAATAATCATTTTTTAAACTCCTTTGAGGTCACTGAACAGGATACTGTTGGAAAAGTGCTGTTTGAGCTTGGCAACCACCAATAG
- a CDS encoding DNA topoisomerase 3 encodes MKAIIAEKPSVAREIAQLLNANERKDGYLEGNGYCVTWALGHLVSLGMPEDYGIRGFDKASLPIFPDPFLLIPRPIKKQNNKGYQPDPSAVKQLKIIKNVIDQCDSIIVATDAGREGELIFRYIYHYLQCKKPLERLWISSLTEKAIQDGFKKLQPGSAFDGLYKAAKARSEADWLVGINATQALSIAANQDVYSLGRVQTPTLALICKRFEDHQNFAQKKYFQIQLKHRKEYLDFTSQSNEQWDDKKQTEQIIRSIEREGKATVEDISVKTIQEQSPLLFDLTELQKEANRKLGMSADEVLQTAQSLYEKKFITYPRTGSKYIPADLWAEIPELVRILNTVDKFKPAISTLKFGNFNKRMVNDLKVTDHHGLLITTKIPSALTATEKAIYDMIAYRLLESLSEHCSKQVSHITIKVHHYDFSIKGSKILTKGWRAIKGVLSEQNSNDNINDDVETLIDLPELKIGDELKISQAELLEKITQPPKLYSEADLLSAMENAGRSTEDKEAQKALSNIGIGTPATRASIIETLLSRNYIVRKNKALVPTEKGLKVYSLVKDQKIGNVQMTAEWEMSLNKIEKSELDSKQFITDIKDYTSEITKELLSLAIPQENIPKLKCPKCQQQNLIINDKIIKCPDEQCNWMQFRNVCEVQLSIDQITSLINDRKTPLIKKMRSKNGKSFDAYITIKGDFTASFEFPVRRK; translated from the coding sequence ATGAAAGCCATCATCGCAGAAAAGCCCAGTGTTGCAAGAGAGATCGCTCAATTGTTAAATGCCAACGAAAGAAAAGACGGTTACCTCGAAGGCAATGGTTATTGCGTAACCTGGGCACTAGGCCATTTGGTGTCATTGGGAATGCCGGAAGATTATGGCATAAGAGGCTTTGACAAAGCCTCTTTGCCTATCTTTCCCGATCCCTTCCTATTGATCCCAAGACCCATCAAAAAGCAAAACAACAAAGGTTACCAACCTGATCCTTCAGCAGTCAAACAATTAAAAATTATTAAAAATGTGATCGATCAATGCGACAGCATTATTGTAGCTACAGATGCGGGAAGGGAAGGAGAGCTCATCTTCCGGTACATCTACCACTATCTCCAATGCAAAAAACCATTAGAAAGACTGTGGATCAGTTCCCTGACTGAAAAAGCCATACAGGACGGTTTCAAAAAGCTGCAACCAGGCTCAGCATTCGACGGTTTATATAAAGCGGCAAAGGCCAGAAGCGAAGCCGACTGGCTGGTCGGTATCAACGCTACACAAGCATTGAGCATTGCCGCCAACCAAGATGTCTACTCATTAGGTAGGGTTCAGACCCCGACATTGGCTTTGATCTGCAAAAGATTCGAAGACCATCAAAATTTCGCCCAAAAGAAATACTTTCAGATCCAGTTAAAGCACCGTAAAGAATACCTGGACTTCACCAGTCAATCCAATGAACAATGGGATGACAAAAAGCAAACAGAACAAATTATAAGATCCATTGAGCGGGAGGGAAAAGCTACTGTAGAAGATATATCCGTTAAAACAATTCAGGAGCAGTCGCCCTTACTTTTTGACCTGACAGAACTTCAAAAGGAGGCCAACAGAAAGCTCGGTATGTCAGCCGATGAGGTTTTGCAGACCGCACAGTCACTTTATGAAAAGAAATTCATTACCTATCCAAGAACCGGCAGCAAATATATTCCCGCAGACCTTTGGGCAGAGATCCCGGAACTGGTCAGAATTCTCAATACCGTAGATAAATTCAAACCCGCCATCTCCACCCTTAAGTTCGGCAATTTTAACAAGCGTATGGTCAATGACCTCAAAGTAACTGATCACCACGGATTACTGATCACTACAAAAATCCCGTCTGCACTCACAGCAACTGAAAAAGCCATCTATGATATGATCGCCTATCGTCTATTGGAATCCCTTTCAGAACATTGCAGCAAACAGGTCAGTCATATCACGATCAAAGTTCATCATTATGACTTCAGCATCAAAGGTTCAAAAATACTGACTAAAGGCTGGCGAGCCATCAAGGGAGTCCTTTCAGAGCAGAACAGCAATGATAACATCAATGACGACGTAGAAACACTCATTGACCTGCCAGAATTGAAAATCGGTGATGAGCTGAAGATCTCCCAAGCTGAGCTACTAGAAAAGATAACCCAACCACCCAAGCTATACAGTGAGGCAGATCTGTTGTCAGCAATGGAAAATGCAGGAAGATCAACTGAAGACAAAGAGGCTCAGAAAGCACTATCAAATATCGGGATCGGTACACCAGCCACCAGAGCTTCCATTATTGAGACCCTGCTGAGCAGGAACTACATTGTCAGAAAAAATAAAGCTTTAGTACCAACCGAAAAAGGTTTAAAAGTCTATAGTCTAGTCAAAGACCAAAAGATAGGCAATGTACAAATGACCGCAGAGTGGGAGATGTCATTGAACAAGATCGAAAAAAGCGAACTTGATTCAAAACAATTTATCACTGATATCAAAGACTATACATCAGAAATTACCAAAGAACTGTTATCATTAGCCATCCCGCAGGAAAATATCCCCAAACTAAAATGCCCTAAATGCCAGCAGCAAAACCTTATCATCAATGACAAGATCATCAAATGCCCTGATGAACAATGTAACTGGATGCAGTTCAGAAATGTTTGCGAGGTACAGCTAAGCATAGATCAGATCACTTCACTAATAAATGACAGAAAAACCCCGCTCATTAAAAAGATGAGAAGCAAAAACGGCAAAAGCTTTGATGCCTACATCACAATTAAGGGAGATTTCACCGCCTCATTTGAGTTTCCTGTACGACGCAAATGA
- a CDS encoding helix-turn-helix domain-containing protein, with the protein MNTERTEFIAWMERIMERFDILKEQVSSSQSKYIEIDGEVLLDNQDVLQLLKISSRSLQRYRTDKKLPYYTISGKLYYKLSDVHQLIRECLSS; encoded by the coding sequence ATGAATACCGAAAGAACAGAATTTATAGCATGGATGGAAAGAATCATGGAACGATTCGACATCCTTAAGGAACAAGTGTCATCCAGCCAATCCAAATACATTGAGATCGACGGCGAAGTATTGCTTGACAATCAGGACGTATTGCAGCTGCTAAAGATCAGTTCAAGGTCCTTGCAACGCTACCGCACCGACAAAAAGCTGCCGTACTATACCATCAGTGGCAAGCTTTACTACAAGCTGTCCGATGTCCATCAGCTGATCAGAGAATGTTTAAGTTCTTAA
- a CDS encoding MFS transporter, producing MFFPALNESRTVRYFTFFYLYVMQGIPAGFATTAICNFLASKGLQPQLIGTFAAIVGIPWILQVLWGPVIDRYQYSVIGHRKHWLILTQVIAFIASLLLLFISDPVSELNLLTLVFFVHSIFASVQDASADAIAIEVSPKQYKKKDARLLK from the coding sequence ATGTTTTTTCCTGCGCTGAATGAAAGCCGCACCGTGCGGTATTTTACATTCTTCTATTTGTATGTGATGCAGGGAATCCCTGCTGGATTTGCCACTACTGCCATCTGCAATTTTCTTGCATCAAAGGGTTTACAACCGCAGTTGATAGGTACATTTGCTGCTATTGTCGGAATTCCCTGGATTCTACAGGTTTTGTGGGGGCCTGTCATAGACAGGTACCAATATTCGGTAATAGGTCACAGAAAGCATTGGCTGATTCTTACGCAAGTTATTGCTTTTATCGCATCTTTGCTGTTACTTTTTATAAGTGATCCTGTTAGTGAATTGAATCTATTAACGCTTGTTTTTTTTGTGCATAGTATTTTTGCTTCTGTACAGGATGCCAGTGCCGATGCCATCGCAATAGAAGTTTCTCCCAAACAATACAAAAAAAAGGATGCCCGTTTGCTTAAATAG
- a CDS encoding DUF3945 domain-containing protein — protein MEEIVQNKNSEIKPVSDTLLVLDKDTNKIEMVKGLDKDGNLQKLPPEETKDNEQLIRVDKHGDLFSNFFSNFYRQLKNPSQFNFFKVSEYDAISTAKDLQQYVNNASPEDKEVLKAYEMLPKNTNQLKDHSTMENNTDTQEYRFQPEQIDWKTMEKFGLNQEKLEKMNALDPLLRGFKTNNLIPITINLGTAVSKMDVRLSLQTANNGEIAVNLHGIRKEPNYNLKFLGHEFTEEDKKNLKESGNMGRVVDLVNPKTDEIIPSVISRDRLTNELVAYRAEYIKVPDEIKGIKLDDHQKQTLLEGKPLYLEGMISKKGEPFDATVQFNADKRYVEFIFNNNQNQQQSQQQDQSNLPAQKNDGEAPKVFRGKELDDGQYDKFKAGQTVYVDGLEDSKGKAYQGYITFNKETAKTEFSFTNPNKLKEKAQPSEDHKTQKAVNSDGKTNEATKNLKEPLEPKQQQPANKQQEAQQKKPVRSRGRKM, from the coding sequence ATGGAAGAAATAGTACAAAATAAAAACAGTGAGATCAAGCCGGTATCGGATACACTGCTGGTCTTGGACAAAGACACCAACAAGATCGAGATGGTCAAAGGCTTGGACAAAGATGGAAATCTGCAAAAGCTTCCACCAGAAGAAACAAAGGACAATGAACAATTGATCCGGGTCGATAAGCACGGTGACCTGTTCTCCAACTTCTTCTCCAATTTCTACCGGCAGCTCAAGAACCCTTCTCAATTCAATTTTTTCAAGGTCTCGGAATATGATGCGATCAGCACTGCAAAAGACCTTCAGCAATATGTTAATAACGCATCTCCCGAAGATAAGGAAGTATTGAAAGCATACGAGATGCTGCCAAAAAATACAAACCAATTAAAAGATCATAGTACAATGGAAAACAACACAGACACTCAGGAGTACCGCTTCCAGCCAGAGCAGATCGACTGGAAGACAATGGAAAAATTCGGGCTGAATCAGGAAAAGCTTGAAAAGATGAATGCCCTTGATCCTCTATTGAGGGGGTTCAAGACCAATAACCTAATTCCCATCACCATTAATCTGGGAACAGCGGTCAGTAAAATGGATGTAAGGCTATCACTACAGACAGCAAACAATGGCGAGATCGCCGTTAACCTGCACGGTATTCGGAAGGAACCTAACTACAACCTCAAGTTCCTTGGTCACGAGTTTACCGAGGAAGACAAGAAAAACCTTAAAGAAAGCGGAAATATGGGCAGAGTAGTAGACCTTGTCAATCCCAAGACCGACGAGATCATCCCATCCGTGATCAGCCGTGACCGCCTCACCAATGAACTCGTCGCCTATAGGGCAGAATACATCAAGGTCCCCGATGAAATCAAAGGGATCAAGCTGGATGACCACCAAAAACAGACCCTATTGGAAGGCAAACCGCTTTATCTTGAAGGAATGATCTCCAAAAAAGGCGAACCTTTCGATGCCACAGTACAGTTCAACGCAGACAAGCGTTATGTAGAATTTATCTTTAATAACAACCAAAACCAGCAACAATCCCAACAACAGGATCAATCCAATCTCCCAGCTCAAAAAAACGATGGGGAAGCCCCGAAAGTATTCAGAGGAAAAGAACTGGATGATGGACAATATGACAAATTCAAAGCAGGGCAGACGGTCTATGTGGACGGTCTCGAAGACAGCAAAGGTAAAGCCTATCAAGGCTACATCACCTTCAACAAGGAAACCGCAAAGACAGAATTCTCCTTTACCAACCCCAACAAATTAAAGGAAAAAGCCCAGCCTTCAGAAGACCATAAAACCCAAAAGGCAGTTAATTCAGATGGCAAGACCAATGAGGCCACCAAGAATCTCAAAGAACCGTTGGAGCCCAAACAACAGCAGCCTGCAAATAAGCAACAGGAAGCCCAGCAGAAGAAACCGGTCAGATCCAGAGGGCGCAAGATGTAA
- a CDS encoding very short patch repair endonuclease — MAKYIFNTTLERSKLMSKIKGKDTQPEIIFRKALWSEGLRYWLNVSKLPGKPDVVLRKYKVAIFIDGDFWHGYNWEEKKLRIKSNAEYWIKKIERNMERDLENTAALQEMGYTVFRFWEHNIKKDLTSCLFQVKSFIESYS; from the coding sequence ATGGCAAAGTATATTTTTAATACAACACTAGAGCGTTCGAAGCTAATGTCAAAAATAAAGGGAAAAGACACACAACCAGAAATCATTTTTAGAAAGGCACTATGGTCGGAAGGGCTGCGTTACTGGCTTAATGTGTCGAAGCTTCCAGGAAAGCCAGATGTCGTTTTACGTAAGTATAAGGTTGCCATTTTCATTGACGGGGACTTTTGGCACGGCTATAATTGGGAGGAGAAGAAGCTCCGTATCAAATCGAATGCTGAATACTGGATCAAAAAAATAGAACGGAATATGGAAAGGGACCTTGAAAATACTGCTGCATTGCAAGAAATGGGATATACAGTATTTAGGTTTTGGGAGCATAACATTAAGAAAGACCTGACAAGTTGCCTCTTCCAAGTCAAGTCCTTTATAGAAAGCTATTCCTAA
- a CDS encoding DNA cytosine methyltransferase, with protein MKHIELFAGCGGMSLGLKSAGFDLLFANEISPMAGQTFAYNFLDEDIAKLIEDNKVIAKTFWINSGFSHKSLKSRLNENPFIGKKPYSDLTNTSNLDGKLLIGDINSLLSYIIKSKKYKSLKDLDIDIISGGPPCQSFSLAGRREKDNEKNLLPLSFAKFAGLVKPKVVLLENVKGITIPFLENQEKYHAWLEVSKAFVLEGYVPICMMLNSKYFGVPQSRPRFILLAYRKDIFDKLRTKYNDEDSKKIFEISESFSKKVRQNRHNLNEVKIDDFKYFDIEEEKKLFNGILLPNITNSKSEFISVSLAIDDLSKKNTAPSNYVQNLNNKFFKEFNYEKILNFEERRHNLITQARFRFYQVLENIDSNYKKDFYRLLTIDKYEENILEPFFDKIKNFFFFAPNVDLSIYEERLLENIKDFINLLKTIKTKKRSQRALRKNYPAPAQLTIPDDMCHYDETRTLTVREMARIQSFPDWFQFKSKVTTGGDLRKYEVPQYSQVGNAVPPLLAFNLGVLIKKQLNDLN; from the coding sequence ATGAAGCATATTGAACTGTTTGCTGGATGTGGTGGAATGAGTCTTGGACTAAAATCAGCTGGATTTGATTTATTGTTCGCTAATGAAATTTCGCCAATGGCTGGGCAGACTTTTGCTTATAATTTTTTAGATGAAGACATCGCTAAATTAATTGAAGATAATAAAGTAATCGCAAAAACATTTTGGATTAATAGTGGATTTTCTCACAAATCGCTGAAATCTCGACTAAATGAAAATCCATTTATTGGAAAAAAGCCATATAGCGATCTGACTAATACTTCAAACTTAGATGGTAAGCTTTTAATTGGAGATATAAACAGTTTACTATCTTATATAATTAAATCTAAAAAATATAAATCATTAAAAGATTTAGATATCGACATAATATCTGGAGGTCCGCCATGTCAAAGTTTTAGCTTAGCAGGTAGAAGGGAAAAGGATAACGAAAAAAATTTATTGCCTTTGTCCTTTGCTAAATTTGCTGGATTAGTTAAGCCCAAAGTTGTCCTGTTAGAAAATGTTAAAGGTATTACGATTCCATTTTTAGAAAACCAAGAAAAATATCACGCGTGGTTAGAGGTTTCGAAAGCATTTGTTTTAGAAGGTTATGTTCCAATTTGTATGATGCTTAATTCAAAATATTTTGGAGTTCCTCAAAGTAGACCCCGATTTATTTTGCTTGCTTATAGAAAAGATATTTTTGATAAACTGCGTACTAAATATAATGATGAGGATAGTAAAAAAATATTCGAAATATCAGAATCATTCAGTAAAAAGGTTAGACAGAATAGGCATAATCTTAATGAGGTGAAAATTGATGATTTTAAATATTTTGATATAGAAGAAGAAAAGAAGCTATTCAATGGTATTTTATTACCAAATATTACAAATTCAAAATCAGAATTTATTTCAGTATCACTCGCCATTGATGATTTATCAAAAAAAAATACGGCACCTTCAAATTATGTTCAAAACCTAAATAACAAATTTTTTAAAGAATTTAATTATGAAAAAATTTTAAATTTTGAGGAAAGAAGACATAATTTAATTACTCAAGCAAGATTCCGCTTTTATCAGGTTTTAGAAAATATTGATTCAAATTATAAAAAAGATTTTTATAGGCTTCTCACTATAGATAAATATGAAGAGAATATTTTAGAACCTTTTTTTGACAAAATTAAAAACTTTTTCTTTTTTGCCCCTAATGTTGATTTATCAATATATGAAGAAAGATTGCTGGAAAATATTAAAGATTTTATAAATTTGTTAAAAACTATAAAAACTAAGAAAAGAAGTCAAAGAGCCTTAAGAAAAAATTATCCTGCTCCGGCACAACTTACTATTCCCGACGATATGTGTCATTACGATGAAACGAGAACTTTAACAGTACGCGAGATGGCAAGGATCCAATCTTTTCCGGATTGGTTTCAGTTTAAGTCTAAAGTAACTACAGGTGGTGATTTGAGAAAATACGAAGTGCCACAGTATTCTCAAGTTGGTAATGCAGTACCACCTCTTTTAGCTTTTAATCTTGGTGTTTTAATAAAAAAACAATTAAATGATCTCAATTGA